A single window of Rhizobium sp. SL42 DNA harbors:
- a CDS encoding aminopeptidase P family protein has protein sequence MFQSFDIKSTPHHGKERIAALRALFPEMGVDGVLVPRSDEYLGEYVPASAERLAWATGFTGSAGQLLVTDAEAVVFVDGRYVTQVAQQVDLAVFTPGDLIGEPPHVWVANHAGKGFRLGIDPWTHTGVEVSRLEKALEDKGGALVQLSFNPIDRLWNDRPAEPLGQVSIQPESYSGVPAAEKITRIAADLTAKGLSAVLISDPSSVAWIFNVRGADVPHTPHPLARAIIKADGKAELFLDGAKTSLDVETYLRDLCEQVDPQLLAERIERVASGGGRILIDPDLAPHALAQLIKKGGGTAIAGNDPAKLGRAVKNLVELNGSAAAHLQDGVAVVEFLTWLDQQPAGTVSEIGAAKALEATRVRVGERMQNPLKDISFETISGAGEHAAIMHYRVTTESDRTINAGEMFLIDSGAQYVNGTTDITRTISIGAVPEEQKRFFTLALKGMIAISTARFPKGTRGCDLDPLARIALWKSGADFAHGTGHGVGSYLSVHEGPQRISRLSTQELLPGMILSNEPGYYRPGSFGIRIENLIYVREAEEIDGGDQPMLGFETLTFAPIDRQLIVEDLLTREELQWLDDYHARTRAELLPLISDPSAREWLERATEAFEH, from the coding sequence ATGTTTCAATCCTTCGATATCAAATCCACTCCTCACCACGGCAAGGAGCGCATTGCGGCGCTGCGTGCGCTGTTTCCCGAAATGGGCGTCGACGGCGTGCTGGTGCCGCGCTCGGATGAATATCTTGGGGAATATGTGCCGGCGTCTGCCGAACGGCTGGCTTGGGCGACGGGTTTCACCGGGTCTGCCGGGCAATTGCTGGTCACTGATGCGGAGGCTGTTGTGTTTGTCGACGGGCGCTATGTGACGCAAGTCGCCCAGCAGGTCGATCTCGCGGTTTTTACGCCAGGCGATCTGATCGGCGAACCGCCGCATGTCTGGGTCGCCAACCATGCAGGCAAGGGGTTCCGGCTTGGCATCGATCCCTGGACGCATACCGGCGTCGAGGTCAGCCGGCTCGAAAAGGCACTGGAAGACAAAGGCGGTGCGCTGGTCCAGCTGTCGTTCAACCCGATCGACAGGCTGTGGAATGATCGACCGGCAGAACCGCTGGGACAGGTGAGCATTCAACCGGAAAGCTATTCCGGTGTGCCGGCGGCCGAGAAAATCACCAGGATTGCTGCCGACCTCACCGCGAAGGGCCTTTCGGCAGTGCTGATCAGCGACCCTTCATCCGTGGCCTGGATTTTCAATGTCCGGGGCGCCGACGTACCGCATACACCGCATCCGCTGGCGCGCGCGATCATCAAGGCCGACGGCAAGGCGGAACTCTTCCTCGATGGGGCCAAGACCAGTCTGGACGTTGAGACCTACCTGCGCGACCTGTGCGAACAGGTTGATCCCCAATTGCTAGCCGAACGGATCGAACGGGTGGCCAGCGGCGGCGGGCGTATCCTGATCGATCCTGATCTTGCGCCGCATGCACTGGCGCAGTTGATCAAAAAGGGCGGTGGCACCGCTATTGCCGGCAACGACCCGGCCAAGCTCGGGCGGGCTGTGAAGAACCTCGTCGAACTGAATGGCTCAGCCGCGGCGCACTTGCAGGACGGCGTGGCCGTGGTTGAATTTCTGACCTGGCTCGATCAACAGCCGGCCGGAACGGTCAGCGAAATCGGAGCGGCCAAGGCACTTGAAGCGACAAGGGTTCGCGTTGGCGAGCGGATGCAGAACCCGCTCAAGGATATTTCCTTCGAGACGATTTCGGGAGCCGGCGAACACGCCGCGATCATGCACTACCGGGTGACGACCGAGAGTGACCGGACCATCAATGCCGGGGAAATGTTTCTCATCGATTCCGGTGCGCAGTACGTCAACGGTACGACCGACATTACCCGGACGATCTCCATCGGGGCTGTGCCTGAAGAACAGAAGCGATTTTTCACTCTGGCGCTCAAGGGCATGATCGCGATCAGCACGGCGCGCTTCCCCAAAGGCACGCGCGGTTGCGATCTCGATCCCCTGGCGCGTATCGCCCTGTGGAAGTCCGGTGCCGATTTTGCCCATGGCACGGGCCATGGTGTCGGGTCATACCTGTCCGTTCATGAGGGGCCGCAGCGGATTTCCCGGCTGTCGACGCAGGAATTGCTGCCGGGCATGATCCTCTCGAACGAGCCGGGCTACTATCGTCCCGGCAGCTTCGGCATCCGCATCGAAAACTTGATCTATGTGCGCGAAGCGGAAGAGATCGACGGTGGAGATCAGCCGATGCTCGGCTTCGAGACGCTGACCTTTGCGCCGATCGATCGACAGTTGATCGTCGAAGACCTGCTGACGCGCGAGGAACTGCAATGGCTCGATGACTATCACGCCCGCACGCGTGCCGAGCTTCTGCCGCTGATCAGCGATCCCTCAGCACGCGAGTGGCTGGAGCGCGCGACGGAAGCCTTCGAACACTAG
- a CDS encoding 50S ribosomal protein L11 methyltransferase, with translation MSEIRLYVTTTETRANDVLDVMTFGFGEEDYAIATTEVDEKNDIWEASIYLTFEEEDEIRERLAAMLSEEYSDLSIEREIIPEIDWIAKSLEGLTPVRAGRFLVHGSHDRDKVQLNDVAIEIDAGQAFGTGHHGTTAGCLEVIEEVVRARKVRNALDLGTGSGVLAIAVRKLLPVPVLATDIDPIAVRVAKENARRNQIVTGIDFRTAPGFHSTAFGQHGPFDLIIANILARPLIKMAPQLVNNLADGGSVILSGILAAQRWKVIAAYSGAGLSHVRTIWRNGWVTIHLRHGKG, from the coding sequence GTGAGTGAAATCCGCCTCTATGTGACGACCACCGAGACTCGTGCCAACGACGTGCTCGACGTGATGACGTTCGGCTTCGGGGAGGAGGATTATGCGATCGCCACCACCGAGGTCGACGAGAAAAACGATATCTGGGAAGCGTCGATCTATCTGACGTTCGAGGAAGAGGACGAGATCCGCGAGCGGCTGGCTGCCATGCTCTCCGAAGAGTATTCAGATCTCAGCATCGAGCGCGAGATTATTCCGGAGATCGACTGGATTGCAAAGTCGCTGGAAGGGTTGACGCCCGTGCGCGCCGGCCGGTTCCTGGTGCATGGATCGCATGACCGCGACAAGGTCCAGCTCAATGACGTGGCGATCGAGATCGATGCTGGCCAGGCTTTCGGGACGGGCCATCATGGAACGACGGCGGGGTGCCTCGAAGTCATCGAAGAGGTGGTGCGGGCCCGCAAGGTGCGCAATGCACTGGATCTGGGAACCGGCAGCGGCGTGCTGGCGATTGCCGTCCGCAAGCTACTGCCGGTGCCGGTGCTCGCCACCGACATCGATCCGATTGCCGTGCGTGTCGCCAAGGAGAATGCGCGCCGCAACCAGATCGTGACGGGCATCGATTTCCGCACGGCTCCCGGCTTTCATTCGACAGCCTTCGGACAACATGGTCCTTTCGACCTGATCATCGCCAATATCCTGGCACGACCGCTGATCAAGATGGCGCCGCAACTGGTCAACAATCTTGCCGACGGTGGCTCGGTGATCCTGTCGGGAATTCTGGCGGCCCAGCGGTGGAAGGTGATTGCCGCCTATAGCGGTGCGGGCCTCTCGCATGTGCGGACGATCTGGCGCAATGGCTGGGTGACGATCCACCTTCGGCATGGCAAGGGTTAA
- a CDS encoding SCO family protein, producing MRTLRVVLWAGVLVMAGLLGWLTLNVTQSSDKIAEGPFGVPFELVDQNGKAISEQAFRGKPTALFFGFTHCPEVCPTTLFELNGWMKQVDPDAKGLQAYFVTVDPERDSPELLGQYISNVTDRVIGIAGDPAKVAEVIKGFRVYAKKVPLDEKDPNGDYTMDHTASIFLLDADGRFKGTIAYGENPDTAVKKLENLMKG from the coding sequence ATGCGGACTTTGCGGGTGGTTTTATGGGCGGGCGTGCTGGTCATGGCGGGTCTGCTGGGCTGGCTGACGCTGAACGTCACCCAATCGAGCGACAAGATCGCCGAAGGCCCCTTCGGAGTGCCTTTCGAACTGGTGGACCAGAATGGCAAGGCCATCTCCGAACAGGCCTTTCGTGGCAAGCCGACGGCTTTGTTCTTCGGTTTCACCCATTGCCCGGAAGTCTGCCCGACCACGCTTTTCGAACTCAATGGCTGGATGAAGCAGGTTGATCCCGATGCCAAGGGATTGCAGGCCTATTTCGTCACTGTCGATCCCGAGCGTGATAGCCCCGAGCTTCTCGGCCAGTACATCTCGAACGTGACAGATCGCGTGATCGGCATTGCCGGTGATCCTGCGAAAGTTGCCGAAGTGATCAAGGGCTTCCGGGTCTATGCCAAGAAGGTGCCGCTGGATGAAAAGGATCCGAACGGCGACTACACAATGGATCACACCGCCTCGATTTTCCTGCTCGACGCGGATGGCCGCTTCAAGGGCACGATTGCCTATGGCGAGAACCCGGACACTGCGGTGAAGAAGCTTGAAAATCTGATGAAGGGCTGA
- a CDS encoding DUF2189 domain-containing protein — protein sequence MEEQAIHGGQTPKFRVNRLVASDITAAFRDGWRDFCRYPAIGLFFGTIYALGGLFIAVVLVHYHLPWMIIPVAIGFPLIGPFVAVGLYDVSRRHYRGEDVRWSAVLTEVFRQRERQLSWMAFVVLFIFWIWIYQVRLLMALFLGFRIPASLDAFAHLLVSTPHGLLFLVVGTVVGAVLATILFTATVISMPLLLDYDVDFVTAMLTSMRTVLENPLPMLSFGAAVATLAILALVPGFLGLLVVLPVAGHATWHLYRRAISRI from the coding sequence ATGGAAGAGCAGGCGATACACGGCGGCCAGACACCGAAGTTTCGCGTCAACCGGCTTGTGGCGTCCGATATCACCGCCGCGTTCAGGGATGGCTGGCGTGATTTCTGTCGCTATCCTGCGATCGGGCTGTTTTTCGGGACCATCTATGCGCTCGGCGGCCTCTTCATTGCCGTCGTTCTTGTCCACTATCATCTTCCCTGGATGATCATCCCGGTCGCCATCGGATTTCCGCTGATCGGACCTTTCGTCGCCGTTGGCCTCTACGACGTCAGCCGGCGCCACTATCGTGGCGAAGACGTCCGATGGTCGGCGGTCCTCACTGAGGTTTTCCGCCAACGCGAACGTCAGTTGTCGTGGATGGCATTTGTCGTCCTGTTCATTTTCTGGATCTGGATCTACCAGGTGCGTCTGCTCATGGCGCTGTTTCTCGGTTTCAGGATCCCCGCATCTCTGGATGCCTTTGCGCACCTGCTGGTCTCGACGCCGCACGGCCTGCTCTTCCTCGTCGTCGGAACGGTCGTTGGCGCTGTTCTGGCAACCATACTCTTCACGGCGACCGTCATTTCCATGCCGCTTCTGCTCGACTACGACGTCGATTTTGTCACGGCCATGCTGACCAGCATGCGCACTGTTTTGGAAAATCCGCTGCCGATGCTCTCTTTCGGCGCGGCAGTCGCAACGCTGGCGATCCTCGCGCTGGTACCCGGTTTTCTCGGTCTGCTGGTCGTCTTGCCGGTCGCCGGACATGCGACATGGCATCTTTACCGTCGCGCCATCAGCAGAATCTAG
- a CDS encoding methyl-accepting chemotaxis protein — MLNFISGQSLSVRQRLLTLGVAAVVGIGSMLGVGWYQNAGLDSALRRAVQMKADVERVNEMQLANANLVLAAMDTIIDRSEGAIQPERIAIIDTAVNLLAAGSSTLKSIANEAGAASEVASYDDDLKAVASAIQIDLKRLVENGAAEDDYAAIDDAIDGAGERLGNVLSKIATLGGKEVEERVGEATARSRNALSVQLSLGGIAFVLVVLLQLIHGNSIANGIRSVRASMQRIVDGDYDSAVEGTERNDEIGGMARSTDIFRRAAIEKRDLETSTRDTNRQNEAERESRTAAMEADTRALKLAVDALGGGLMQLSEGDLCAEIRGPFPADLERLRNDFNQVTLRLRTVMGEIAANSSSIRANGQQMRSAADDLARRTEQQAASLEETSAALSEITATVQSATHRAEEASHMVDDARDFTEKSGLVVNDAMAAMQRIEDATGEIGKIINVIDEIAFQTNLLALNAGVEAARAGDAGKGFAVVAQEVRALAGRAAEAARDIKSLVGRSSEEVKTGVELVTATGDALHRIGEDVLRINEHVKAIVTSAREQSVGLSEINSAVGQMDQVTQQNAAMVEQTNAASHTLAGDAENLSRLVGQFQVGSDQPVAAYRPEPAQVASKPRPSPAKALIEKVAGTFNRTTPASSSNAAVAEHWEEF; from the coding sequence ATGCTAAATTTCATTTCAGGACAAAGCCTGTCGGTTCGTCAGCGACTCTTGACACTCGGTGTCGCGGCGGTGGTTGGTATCGGTTCGATGCTCGGCGTCGGTTGGTATCAGAATGCCGGACTCGACAGTGCCCTCCGGCGCGCCGTTCAGATGAAGGCCGACGTTGAACGTGTTAACGAGATGCAACTCGCCAACGCCAATCTCGTATTGGCGGCCATGGACACGATCATCGACCGCTCGGAAGGGGCTATCCAGCCAGAGCGCATCGCAATCATCGACACAGCTGTCAATCTTCTTGCCGCGGGCTCGTCCACGCTCAAATCGATTGCCAACGAGGCCGGCGCAGCCTCCGAAGTTGCAAGTTACGACGACGACCTGAAGGCCGTCGCCAGTGCGATCCAGATCGATTTGAAGCGCCTGGTCGAGAATGGCGCTGCAGAAGACGACTATGCCGCCATCGACGATGCGATCGACGGTGCCGGTGAGCGGCTCGGAAATGTCCTCAGCAAGATTGCCACCCTTGGCGGCAAGGAAGTCGAAGAGCGGGTCGGCGAAGCGACAGCCCGCAGCCGCAACGCCCTGTCAGTCCAGCTCAGCCTCGGCGGCATCGCGTTCGTCCTCGTGGTGCTGCTGCAACTGATCCACGGCAATTCCATCGCCAACGGCATTCGCAGCGTTCGGGCGAGCATGCAGCGCATTGTCGATGGCGACTACGATAGCGCCGTCGAGGGAACCGAGCGCAACGACGAAATTGGCGGCATGGCCCGCTCGACTGACATTTTCCGCAGGGCGGCGATCGAAAAGCGGGATCTCGAAACCTCAACCCGTGACACCAACCGACAGAACGAAGCCGAGCGCGAAAGCCGTACCGCCGCGATGGAGGCCGACACCCGCGCATTGAAGCTGGCCGTCGATGCACTCGGCGGCGGACTGATGCAGCTGTCTGAGGGCGACCTCTGCGCCGAGATCAGGGGTCCCTTCCCGGCTGATCTGGAACGTTTGCGCAATGACTTCAACCAGGTCACACTGCGCCTGCGCACCGTCATGGGCGAGATTGCCGCCAACAGCAGTTCGATTCGCGCCAACGGCCAACAGATGCGCAGTGCCGCCGACGACCTCGCGCGCCGCACCGAACAGCAGGCGGCCTCCCTCGAGGAAACCTCGGCCGCCCTTTCCGAAATTACGGCAACCGTCCAGAGCGCGACCCATCGCGCCGAGGAAGCAAGCCATATGGTCGATGACGCCAGGGACTTCACCGAGAAGTCCGGACTGGTGGTCAACGACGCGATGGCCGCGATGCAACGCATCGAGGATGCAACGGGCGAGATCGGAAAGATCATCAACGTTATCGACGAAATAGCTTTCCAGACCAATCTCTTAGCACTGAACGCAGGCGTCGAGGCTGCTCGTGCGGGGGATGCCGGCAAGGGCTTTGCAGTCGTGGCGCAGGAAGTTCGGGCATTGGCCGGGCGCGCTGCCGAAGCCGCCCGCGACATCAAATCCCTGGTCGGGCGTTCGTCTGAAGAAGTCAAAACCGGCGTCGAATTGGTGACCGCAACCGGCGATGCACTGCACCGCATCGGCGAAGACGTTCTCAGAATTAATGAGCACGTTAAGGCAATCGTTACCAGCGCACGTGAACAATCAGTTGGACTGAGTGAAATCAATTCTGCCGTGGGCCAGATGGACCAGGTTACCCAGCAGAATGCAGCCATGGTCGAACAGACCAATGCTGCAAGCCATACCCTGGCGGGCGACGCGGAAAACCTGTCGCGCCTCGTTGGACAATTCCAGGTAGGTAGCGACCAGCCGGTCGCCGCTTACCGCCCGGAGCCGGCCCAGGTCGCCTCCAAACCGAGACCATCTCCTGCAAAGGCCTTGATCGAAAAGGTTGCAGGAACATTCAACCGAACGACTCCGGCGTCCTCAAGCAACGCCGCAGTAGCAGAGCACTGGGAAGAGTTCTAA
- a CDS encoding chemotaxis protein CheW, producing MSNAIKQSGAYLEIVSFHLAEQEFCIDIMAIREIRGWAPVTPMPHTPPYVLGLINLRGAVIPVIDMACRLGMNMTEPSERAAIIVTDIAGKLVGLLVEQVSDMMTIRGEDLQPAPEIIPEEQRAFCRGIVALEKSMVCFLNLDTVIADELAQAA from the coding sequence ATGTCTAACGCAATCAAGCAGTCTGGCGCGTATCTGGAAATCGTATCGTTCCATCTTGCAGAGCAGGAATTCTGCATCGACATCATGGCGATCCGCGAAATTCGCGGCTGGGCACCGGTAACGCCGATGCCTCACACCCCGCCATACGTTCTCGGCCTCATCAACCTTCGCGGCGCGGTGATCCCGGTTATCGACATGGCCTGCCGCCTCGGCATGAACATGACCGAACCGTCCGAGCGCGCGGCAATCATCGTCACCGATATCGCCGGCAAGCTTGTCGGCCTCCTGGTCGAACAGGTTTCCGACATGATGACCATTCGTGGCGAAGACCTTCAGCCGGCTCCGGAAATCATCCCGGAAGAGCAGCGCGCATTCTGCCGCGGTATCGTTGCGCTGGAAAAGTCGATGGTCTGCTTCCTCAATCTCGACACGGTCATCGCCGACGAGCTTGCCCAGGCCGCATAA
- a CDS encoding CreA family protein, with product MTIAKTIRNLAGAAALALAPVAASAEVVGEVGVDWVGNDIIVEAVSDPGVKGVTCHVTYFDRSIIDRLSKGNWFEDPSNNSIACRQTGPIEIGDIELSKEGEEVFREGLSIIWKSLVVNRIYDKQNDTLIYLIHSRQVVDGSAKMAISTVPLFNQPVTWVNGKPN from the coding sequence ATGACAATTGCAAAGACCATCCGAAACCTCGCCGGTGCCGCAGCGCTTGCACTGGCTCCAGTTGCGGCCAGCGCGGAGGTTGTCGGCGAAGTCGGGGTCGACTGGGTCGGCAATGACATCATTGTCGAGGCGGTCAGCGATCCCGGCGTCAAGGGCGTGACCTGTCATGTGACCTATTTCGACCGTTCGATCATCGATCGGCTATCGAAGGGCAACTGGTTCGAAGATCCCTCGAACAATTCCATTGCCTGCCGCCAGACCGGCCCGATCGAGATCGGAGATATCGAACTGTCGAAGGAGGGTGAGGAGGTGTTCCGCGAGGGACTGTCGATCATCTGGAAGTCGCTTGTGGTCAACCGGATCTACGACAAACAGAACGACACGCTGATCTATCTCATTCATTCGCGCCAAGTTGTCGACGGCTCGGCAAAGATGGCGATCTCGACAGTGCCGCTGTTCAACCAGCCTGTCACCTGGGTCAACGGCAAGCCGAACTGA
- a CDS encoding 3'-5' exonuclease codes for MKTIAIDFETANEERGSACSVGLAWIEEGRIVRVEERLIRPRSMRFSPFNVAIHGIRAEHVEDASAFPEVMDEFADDFAGATMIAHNAAFDFSVWRASLDDYRMAYPTFSYLCSVKMAQRVWPHLPSHKLNILAEHLGMRFVHHNAAEDAVVCAQASIVMAEEMGAARILDLAAMIGLTPGRLHATGYQACSVRKVSARAL; via the coding sequence TTGAAAACCATCGCCATCGATTTCGAGACCGCCAACGAGGAGAGGGGCAGTGCCTGCTCCGTCGGTCTTGCCTGGATCGAGGAGGGCCGGATCGTGCGGGTCGAGGAGCGTCTGATCAGGCCGAGGAGCATGCGGTTCTCGCCGTTCAATGTCGCGATCCATGGTATTCGAGCCGAACATGTCGAGGATGCCAGCGCGTTTCCGGAGGTGATGGACGAGTTTGCCGATGATTTTGCCGGCGCCACGATGATCGCACACAATGCTGCGTTTGATTTTTCTGTCTGGCGTGCATCGCTCGACGACTATCGCATGGCGTATCCGACCTTCTCCTACCTGTGCAGCGTGAAGATGGCGCAACGCGTCTGGCCGCATCTGCCGTCGCACAAGCTCAACATTCTGGCCGAGCATCTCGGCATGCGATTTGTCCACCACAATGCCGCAGAAGACGCCGTGGTCTGCGCCCAGGCTTCGATTGTCATGGCCGAAGAGATGGGCGCAGCACGGATCCTCGATCTGGCCGCAATGATCGGGCTGACCCCGGGGCGCCTGCATGCAACCGGGTATCAGGCCTGTTCCGTGCGCAAGGTATCGGCGCGCGCCTTGTAA
- a CDS encoding GNAT family N-acetyltransferase: MQPEPPINPSAGPITRAHSVPVASNARWPLGLEIRAQSTDDAIGIAELQSMPGVRAGTLRPPYPRSEDIRRLIENQSATTAALVAILEARIVGNAGLTRLAGRRSHVGEIGMAVHDNYQGRCIGRALLGELVAIAFDWMDIRRLELTVFTDNVPAIALYESFGFTREGTLRAYALRAGSYVDAYAMARIKT, encoded by the coding sequence ATGCAGCCAGAACCACCGATAAATCCGTCAGCAGGCCCGATCACGCGGGCGCATAGTGTACCAGTCGCGAGCAACGCGCGTTGGCCTTTAGGCCTGGAGATTCGAGCTCAATCAACTGACGATGCAATCGGAATTGCAGAGTTGCAGAGCATGCCCGGCGTCCGCGCCGGAACGCTGCGCCCGCCCTATCCGCGCAGCGAGGATATACGCCGGCTTATCGAGAACCAGTCTGCCACCACCGCTGCCCTGGTTGCGATCCTGGAGGCACGAATCGTCGGCAATGCCGGATTGACGCGATTGGCTGGCCGTCGCAGCCATGTCGGCGAGATCGGTATGGCCGTACATGATAACTATCAGGGCCGCTGCATCGGTCGGGCTCTGCTTGGCGAGCTCGTTGCCATTGCCTTCGACTGGATGGACATCAGACGGCTTGAACTGACCGTCTTTACCGACAATGTCCCGGCGATTGCTCTCTATGAAAGCTTCGGCTTCACACGTGAAGGCACCCTCCGCGCCTACGCATTGCGAGCGGGGAGTTATGTCGATGCCTATGCAATGGCCAGGATAAAAACGTGA
- a CDS encoding DEAD/DEAH box helicase: protein MTDFDGIVPAIAEALRQRGYDTLTPVQQAMIDPDLESQDALVSAQTGSGKTVAFGLALAPTLLAGENRFGRAGAPLALCIAPTRELAMQVMRELEWLYEKTGAVIASCVGGMDVRNERRALERGAHIVVGTPGRLRDHITRRALDLSELRAVVLDEADEMLDLGFREDLEFILEASPDERRTLMFSATVPRSIADLAKNFQRNAKRIETVSEKKQHVDIEYRALTVANPDRENAIINVLRFYEARNAIVFCSTRAAVNHLTARLHNRGFSVVALSGELSQNERTHALQAMRDGRARVCIATDVAARGIDLPGLELVIHADLPNNSETLLHRSGRTGRAGNKGVSALIVPVSARRKAERLLGGASVQPTWALPPSADEVLARDDERLLADPALSQTINEDEAPFIATLLAQHGAEQVAAAFLRLQRGNRSAPEDLIPVALQAERKRREGETFEQRPTELRPRSEFGPSVWFSLSVGRRQSAEPRWLIPMICRNGNITKNEIGAIKMQPEETFVEIAKSNLEQFLTALGPNKALERGITVTQLPGVPDFSAPPKERAARPPREDGERQSYGDKKPFADKKPYGDKKPYGDKKPYASKSDSAERKPYKDDMARADADVWGAAPARSKRDDSTSAKPDFKKKPKGASNAWDKPAKSDWAGKPKGDKPSYAAKGDKPAYATKPKFDDRGPSAGPKKKTFKPKG, encoded by the coding sequence ATGACTGATTTTGACGGCATCGTCCCGGCGATCGCCGAGGCCTTGCGCCAACGTGGCTATGACACGCTGACCCCCGTACAGCAGGCGATGATCGATCCTGATCTCGAAAGCCAGGACGCGCTTGTGTCCGCCCAGACCGGCTCCGGCAAGACCGTCGCCTTCGGCCTGGCGCTCGCTCCGACTCTGCTGGCTGGCGAAAACCGTTTCGGCCGCGCCGGCGCCCCTCTGGCGCTTTGCATCGCGCCGACCCGCGAACTGGCCATGCAGGTCATGCGCGAGCTGGAATGGCTCTACGAGAAGACCGGTGCGGTCATCGCATCCTGCGTCGGCGGCATGGACGTGCGCAACGAGCGCCGTGCACTCGAACGTGGCGCCCATATCGTCGTCGGCACCCCCGGCCGTCTTCGCGACCACATCACCCGCCGTGCCCTGGATTTGTCCGAACTTCGCGCCGTCGTTCTCGACGAAGCCGACGAAATGCTCGACCTCGGCTTCCGCGAAGACCTCGAATTCATCCTCGAAGCCTCGCCGGACGAGCGCCGGACCCTGATGTTCTCGGCAACGGTTCCGCGCTCGATCGCCGATCTGGCCAAGAACTTCCAGCGCAATGCCAAGCGCATCGAGACCGTTTCGGAAAAGAAGCAGCACGTCGACATTGAATACCGTGCACTGACGGTCGCCAATCCCGACCGCGAAAACGCCATCATCAACGTGCTGCGCTTCTACGAGGCACGCAACGCCATCGTCTTCTGTTCGACCCGCGCTGCCGTCAATCATCTGACCGCCCGCCTGCACAATCGCGGCTTCTCGGTCGTGGCCCTGTCTGGCGAACTGTCGCAGAACGAACGCACACATGCCCTCCAGGCCATGCGCGACGGCCGCGCCCGCGTCTGCATCGCGACCGATGTCGCCGCCCGTGGTATCGACCTGCCCGGCCTTGAACTTGTCATCCACGCCGACCTGCCGAACAATTCGGAAACCTTGCTGCACCGCTCGGGCCGTACCGGCCGTGCCGGCAACAAGGGCGTTTCCGCGCTGATCGTGCCGGTCAGCGCCCGCCGCAAGGCCGAACGCCTGCTTGGTGGTGCCAGCGTCCAGCCGACCTGGGCTCTGCCTCCGTCCGCAGACGAAGTGCTCGCCCGCGACGACGAGCGCCTGCTTGCCGATCCGGCTCTGTCTCAGACGATCAACGAGGATGAAGCCCCATTTATCGCGACGCTTCTGGCCCAGCACGGCGCTGAACAGGTTGCAGCAGCTTTCCTGCGTCTGCAGCGCGGCAATCGCTCGGCTCCGGAAGATCTCATCCCGGTCGCCCTTCAGGCAGAGCGCAAGCGCCGCGAAGGCGAAACCTTCGAGCAGCGCCCCACGGAACTGCGTCCGCGCAGCGAGTTCGGCCCGAGCGTCTGGTTCTCGCTGTCGGTCGGCCGTCGCCAGAGCGCCGAGCCGCGTTGGTTGATCCCGATGATCTGCCGCAACGGCAACATTACCAAGAACGAAATCGGCGCGATCAAGATGCAGCCGGAAGAGACCTTCGTCGAAATTGCCAAGAGCAATCTCGAGCAGTTCCTCACGGCGCTCGGCCCCAACAAGGCACTTGAGCGCGGCATCACCGTGACGCAGCTGCCCGGCGTGCCGGACTTCTCCGCACCACCGAAGGAACGCGCAGCCCGTCCGCCGCGCGAAGATGGTGAGCGCCAGTCCTATGGCGACAAGAAGCCTTTCGCGGACAAGAAGCCTTATGGCGATAAGAAGCCCTACGGTGACAAAAAGCCTTATGCGTCCAAGAGCGACAGTGCCGAACGCAAGCCGTACAAGGACGACATGGCTCGCGCCGACGCGGACGTCTGGGGCGCCGCACCGGCAAGGTCCAAGCGTGACGATTCAACTTCGGCAAAGCCCGATTTCAAGAAGAAGCCGAAGGGCGCCTCCAATGCATGGGACAAGCCGGCCAAGTCCGATTGGGCCGGCAAGCCCAAGGGTGACAAGCCCTCCTATGCCGCAAAGGGCGACAAGCCTGCCTACGCCACCAAGCCGAAGTTCGACGATCGTGGCCCGTCGGCAGGACCGAAGAAGAAGACCTTCAAGCCTAAGGGCTGA